From Chromatiales bacterium, one genomic window encodes:
- the ftsH gene encoding ATP-dependent zinc metalloprotease FtsH, protein MLNDLAKNIILWIVIAIVLLTVFQSFSTGTRQSDAVEYSEFLDLVSSGQVDQVVFEGDTIKGFKATGDRFTTYSPETDNTALIGELKKNNVRISASPPKSQSILVSLFINSFPVLLLIGVWVYFMRQMQGGGGGRGAMSFGKSKARLLSEDQIKVTFVDVAGVEEAKSEVEEIVEFLKDPAKFQRLGGKIPKGVLMVGSPGTGKTLLARAIAGEAKVPFFTISGSDFVEMFVGVGASRVRDMFEQAKKHAPCIIFIDEIDAVGRHRGAGLGGGHDEREQTLNQLLVEMDGFEGSEGVIVIAATNRPDVLDPALLRPGRFDRQVVVPLPDVRGREQILKVHMRKVPLSDDVRPSVIARGTPGFSGADLANLVNEAALFAARANRRTVTMDEFEKAKDKIMMGAERRSMVMSESERRLTAYHEAGHAIVGLSVPDHDPVYKVSIIPRGRALGVTMFLPEEDRYSYSKRRLNSQIASLFGGRIAEELVFGNEAVTTGASNDIERATEIARNMVTKWGLSERLGPLTYTEEDGEVFLGRSVTSHKQVSDVTIHAIDEEVRKIIDSNYRLATGILTSNREKLNAMAEALMKYETIDETQIKDIMAGREPRPPEGWDSSGGPGAPATVSGGASKGDEPGLGEPASQHRTRS, encoded by the coding sequence GTGCTCAATGATCTTGCCAAGAACATCATCCTCTGGATCGTCATCGCCATCGTGTTGCTGACGGTCTTTCAGAGTTTCAGTACGGGTACCCGTCAGTCAGATGCGGTCGAATACTCCGAGTTTCTGGATCTGGTCAGCAGCGGGCAGGTGGATCAGGTCGTCTTTGAGGGCGATACGATCAAGGGATTCAAGGCCACGGGCGACCGGTTTACGACCTACAGTCCCGAGACCGACAACACCGCTTTGATCGGTGAGCTCAAGAAGAACAACGTTCGCATCAGTGCGAGTCCCCCAAAGAGCCAGAGCATTCTGGTCAGCCTGTTCATCAATTCCTTTCCGGTACTGCTGTTGATCGGCGTCTGGGTGTATTTCATGCGCCAGATGCAGGGCGGTGGCGGTGGCCGTGGTGCCATGTCGTTTGGCAAGAGCAAGGCAAGGCTGCTCAGCGAGGATCAGATCAAGGTGACCTTCGTGGATGTCGCTGGCGTCGAGGAGGCCAAGAGCGAAGTCGAAGAGATCGTCGAGTTCCTGAAGGACCCGGCGAAGTTTCAGCGCCTGGGCGGCAAGATCCCGAAGGGCGTGCTGATGGTCGGTTCGCCGGGTACGGGCAAGACCTTGCTGGCACGTGCCATCGCCGGTGAAGCGAAGGTGCCATTCTTCACGATCTCGGGCTCGGATTTCGTCGAGATGTTCGTTGGTGTCGGCGCGTCCCGGGTCCGGGACATGTTCGAACAGGCGAAGAAGCATGCGCCTTGCATCATATTCATCGATGAGATCGACGCGGTTGGGCGGCATCGTGGTGCCGGTCTGGGTGGTGGTCACGACGAGCGCGAACAGACACTTAATCAATTGCTGGTCGAGATGGACGGCTTTGAAGGCAGCGAGGGCGTCATTGTCATTGCGGCGACCAACCGTCCCGATGTGCTCGATCCCGCCTTGCTCCGTCCGGGTCGCTTCGACCGGCAGGTCGTGGTGCCATTGCCTGATGTACGTGGCCGTGAACAGATCCTGAAAGTACATATGCGCAAGGTTCCGCTGTCTGATGACGTGCGGCCAAGCGTGATCGCACGTGGTACACCGGGCTTCTCCGGTGCCGACCTTGCCAACCTGGTGAATGAGGCTGCCTTGTTTGCTGCGCGTGCCAACCGGCGCACGGTAACCATGGATGAGTTCGAGAAGGCCAAGGACAAGATCATGATGGGCGCCGAGCGGCGTTCCATGGTCATGAGCGAATCCGAGCGCCGCCTGACGGCATACCACGAGGCCGGGCACGCGATCGTCGGGCTTTCGGTGCCGGACCATGATCCGGTATACAAGGTCAGCATTATTCCCCGCGGCCGTGCGCTCGGCGTCACGATGTTCCTGCCAGAGGAAGACCGGTACAGCTACAGCAAGCGACGCCTCAACAGCCAGATAGCCAGTCTGTTCGGCGGGCGTATCGCCGAGGAACTGGTGTTTGGCAATGAGGCGGTAACCACCGGTGCCTCGAACGATATTGAACGGGCCACTGAGATTGCACGGAACATGGTCACGAAGTGGGGCCTGTCCGAGCGGCTTGGACCGTTGACCTACACCGAGGAAGACGGCGAAGTGTTTCTCGGCCGCAGTGTTACCAGCCACAAGCAGGTTTCCGATGTCACGATCCACGCGATTGATGAGGAAGTCCGCAAGATTATCGATTCAAATTACCGGCTGGCCACTGGCATTCTCACCAGCAACAGGGAAAAGTTGAATGCCATGGCGGAGGCGCTCATGAAGTATGAGACGATCGACGAAACCCAGATCAAGGACATCATGGCGGGTCGTGAGCCCCGGCCGCCCGAAGGCTGGGATAGCAGTGGCGGTCCGGGTGCTCCGGCGACTGTGTCGGGCGGTGCGAGCAAGGGTGATGAGCCAGGGCTCGGTGAGCCTGCCAGCCAGCACCGGACCCGCAGCTGA
- the greA gene encoding transcription elongation factor GreA, protein MKRNPITAVGADKLRDEIRVLKTESRPRVIQAIAEARAHGDLKENAEYHAAKEQQAFIEGRIRDLEILQSTAEIIDVARLAGTKKIVFGATVHLVDEDDGREICYRIVGEYEADMKGGLISISSPLARALIGRLEGDLVSMTAPGGERNYEIMRVEYL, encoded by the coding sequence GTGAAAAGAAATCCGATCACGGCCGTCGGGGCGGACAAGCTTCGCGACGAGATCCGTGTCCTCAAGACTGAATCGCGTCCCCGGGTGATTCAGGCGATTGCCGAAGCGCGCGCCCACGGTGATCTCAAGGAGAATGCCGAATACCACGCGGCGAAGGAGCAGCAGGCTTTCATTGAAGGCCGGATCCGGGACCTCGAGATCTTGCAGTCTACGGCCGAAATCATCGATGTCGCGCGGCTGGCGGGGACGAAGAAGATCGTCTTCGGCGCCACGGTCCACCTGGTTGACGAGGACGATGGCCGTGAGATCTGTTATCGCATCGTCGGCGAATACGAAGCAGACATGAAAGGCGGTCTGATCTCCATCAGCTCGCCACTTGCGCGGGCGCTCATCGGGCGCCTCGAGGGCGACCTGGTGTCGATGACGGCCCCGGGTGGCGAGCGAAATTACGAGATCATGCGGGTCGAATACCTGTGA
- the secG gene encoding preprotein translocase subunit SecG, with protein sequence MTTLNTVVLVVHVLVGVMMVGLILIQRGKGADAGAAFGSGASGTVFGARGSANFLSRSTAILAAIFFCTSLGLAYLGSQREAPTSVLDVAADSAAAPEQGLPVVGPKETDAQVPAGTLPVLPPAPAAELPAPADKQTD encoded by the coding sequence ATGACTACCCTGAACACAGTTGTGCTGGTTGTACACGTACTTGTGGGCGTGATGATGGTCGGCCTGATCCTGATTCAGCGCGGCAAAGGTGCCGATGCGGGTGCTGCGTTTGGATCTGGTGCATCCGGCACGGTATTTGGCGCGCGGGGTTCGGCCAATTTCCTGTCGCGGTCGACGGCGATCCTTGCAGCAATATTTTTCTGTACCAGTCTGGGGCTTGCCTATCTGGGTTCGCAGCGTGAGGCCCCGACGAGCGTGCTCGATGTCGCGGCAGATTCTGCTGCGGCACCTGAGCAGGGTTTGCCTGTGGTCGGGCCCAAGGAGACGGATGCGCAGGTGCCGGCGGGCACATTGCCAGTTCTGCCACCGGCTCCAGCAGCCGAGCTGCCGGCGCCGGCGGACAAACAGACAGATTGA
- the rlmE gene encoding 23S rRNA (uridine(2552)-2'-O)-methyltransferase RlmE — MVAVSRCQVAKSTSSARWKQRQARDPFVRKAHAEGWRSRAIFKLSELQRVEKLMAPGNIVVDLGAAPGAWSQYAASIVGPRGRVVALDLLEMPPLAGVEVMQGDFREDKTLQALLARLGQVRVDLVLSDLAPNMSGMRTVDQPRSMYLAELVLDFAGQVLRERGNMVVKLFQGEGFQEYIGAVRSRFESVRMRKPPASRAGNRETYLVARNFRL, encoded by the coding sequence ATGGTTGCTGTATCGCGGTGTCAGGTGGCCAAGAGCACTTCTAGCGCACGCTGGAAACAGAGGCAGGCGCGGGACCCCTTCGTGCGCAAGGCGCACGCGGAAGGCTGGCGGTCCCGGGCGATTTTCAAGCTGTCGGAGTTGCAACGCGTCGAGAAACTCATGGCGCCCGGCAATATCGTGGTCGACCTGGGCGCCGCGCCGGGTGCCTGGAGCCAGTATGCGGCTTCAATCGTGGGCCCGCGGGGTCGTGTGGTTGCCCTGGACCTGCTGGAGATGCCGCCCTTGGCCGGGGTAGAGGTCATGCAGGGCGATTTCCGGGAGGATAAAACCCTGCAGGCCCTGCTGGCGCGGCTCGGGCAGGTCAGGGTCGACCTTGTCTTGTCGGATCTGGCACCCAATATGAGTGGTATGCGCACGGTCGATCAGCCACGCAGCATGTATCTGGCCGAACTCGTACTCGACTTTGCGGGTCAGGTCCTGCGGGAGCGGGGCAATATGGTGGTAAAGCTGTTTCAGGGCGAGGGTTTCCAGGAATACATAGGCGCGGTGCGTTCACGGTTTGAGTCGGTCCGGATGAGAAAGCCGCCTGCTTCCCGGGCCGGAAACCGGGAGACGTATCTGGTAGCAAGAAACTTTCGGTTGTAG
- the glmM gene encoding phosphoglucosamine mutase, which yields MSRKLFGTDGIRGQVGEYPMTAEFALRLASAAAHVLAPQGGTVLIGKDTRVSGYMFESALEAGFVAAGMDVMLVGPLPTPGIAYLTRTLGADLGVVISASHNPYQDNGIKFFDREGSKLSDMIEAAIEERLESPAITRESSQLGRAKRVDNALQSYQNFCISTVPPELRLDGLKIVIDCSHGAAYKVAPRVLTELGAEIVPIGCSPNGRNINDGCGSMKPELLQLTTTGVRADLGIALDGDGDRLLMADHAGALVDGDQLLWVLASAWQKSGELQGPVVGTLMSNFGLERGLGDLGIEFLRAKVGDRYVLELLREKGGRLGGETSGHLLCLDKTTTGDGLISALQVLSVVKKTGQPLADLVAGMRRYPQKLVNVRMSRKLDLDGSMPVQAAVLKAQQQLAGRGRVVLRASGTEPVVRVMVEGNDHAEVDRLTDELAETVRQAANA from the coding sequence GTGAGCAGAAAACTGTTTGGTACCGATGGAATCCGGGGCCAGGTCGGCGAGTACCCGATGACGGCAGAATTCGCCCTGCGCCTGGCCAGTGCCGCTGCTCACGTGCTGGCACCGCAGGGTGGCACGGTACTTATCGGCAAGGACACCCGGGTATCCGGTTACATGTTCGAGTCGGCCCTCGAAGCGGGATTTGTCGCGGCCGGGATGGACGTGATGCTGGTCGGGCCGCTGCCCACGCCGGGTATTGCCTATCTCACCCGGACGCTGGGCGCTGATCTTGGCGTGGTAATCAGCGCCTCGCACAATCCATATCAGGATAACGGCATCAAGTTCTTTGACCGAGAAGGCAGCAAGCTCTCCGATATGATCGAGGCGGCCATTGAAGAACGCCTCGAATCGCCCGCGATCACGCGGGAGTCCAGCCAGCTGGGGCGCGCCAAGCGGGTTGATAATGCGCTGCAGTCCTACCAGAACTTCTGTATCTCGACCGTTCCGCCCGAGCTTCGACTCGACGGCCTGAAAATTGTCATCGACTGTTCGCACGGCGCAGCCTACAAGGTTGCGCCACGTGTCCTGACCGAACTCGGGGCGGAGATCGTGCCAATCGGCTGTTCACCGAATGGCAGGAACATCAATGACGGCTGTGGCTCGATGAAGCCTGAACTGTTGCAGCTCACGACCACCGGTGTGCGCGCCGACCTGGGTATTGCCCTCGACGGTGATGGCGACCGGCTGCTCATGGCTGATCATGCAGGCGCGCTGGTTGATGGCGACCAACTGCTGTGGGTTCTGGCCAGCGCCTGGCAAAAGAGCGGTGAGCTGCAGGGTCCGGTGGTGGGCACCCTTATGAGCAATTTTGGACTCGAGCGCGGTCTGGGCGATCTCGGCATCGAATTTCTGCGTGCCAAGGTCGGAGATCGCTATGTGCTCGAGCTGTTGCGTGAAAAAGGTGGCCGACTGGGCGGCGAGACTTCGGGGCATCTGCTCTGTCTGGACAAGACCACTACCGGAGACGGCCTGATCAGTGCGCTGCAGGTACTCAGCGTGGTCAAGAAAACCGGCCAACCGCTCGCTGATCTGGTTGCCGGAATGCGGCGTTATCCACAGAAGCTGGTTAACGTCAGGATGAGCCGAAAGCTGGATCTGGACGGTTCGATGCCGGTCCAGGCAGCCGTACTCAAGGCGCAACAGCAGCTGGCAGGGCGAGGGCGCGTGGTTCTGCGCGCTTCGGGCACCGAGCCGGTCGTGCGCGTGATGGTCGAAGGAAACGACCATGCCGAGGTCGACCGCCTGACAGATGAACTGGCAGAGACGGTACGTCAGGCTGCAAATGCCTGA
- a CDS encoding triose-phosphate isomerase, with protein sequence MSNRRPLVAGNWKLNGNRTGNSALISALRAGLAAQCRTDVVVCPPCVYLADIAAAIHDSVIQLGAQNTAAEDSGAFTGEVAASMLADVGCKYVIIGHSERRAFFGETDALVAAKVAAALRCGLRPILCVGETLGERDAGDFLDVVRRQLEAVLDVVGIEAFAEGLVAYEPVWAIGTGRTATPMQAQDVHAEIRATLARRNATIAAAVRILYGGSVKASNAKDLFAMADIDGGLIGGASLDAAGFLGICKAAAESY encoded by the coding sequence ATGTCAAATCGGCGGCCGCTCGTGGCCGGAAACTGGAAGCTCAACGGTAACCGCACCGGAAATAGCGCCCTGATCAGTGCCCTGCGGGCTGGATTGGCGGCCCAGTGCCGTACCGATGTGGTCGTATGTCCGCCCTGTGTTTATCTGGCCGACATTGCTGCGGCTATCCACGATAGCGTTATTCAGCTTGGCGCCCAGAATACTGCCGCGGAAGATTCTGGTGCTTTCACCGGTGAAGTTGCGGCCAGCATGCTGGCCGATGTGGGTTGCAAGTACGTCATCATCGGTCATTCAGAGCGCCGGGCCTTTTTTGGCGAGACGGACGCCTTGGTTGCTGCCAAGGTTGCAGCAGCCCTGCGCTGCGGACTCAGGCCGATTCTCTGCGTGGGCGAAACGCTGGGGGAGCGCGATGCGGGGGATTTCCTGGACGTCGTGCGTCGACAGCTGGAGGCGGTGCTTGACGTGGTGGGTATCGAGGCCTTTGCGGAAGGGCTTGTCGCCTATGAGCCGGTCTGGGCGATTGGTACAGGACGTACGGCGACGCCGATGCAGGCACAAGACGTACACGCAGAGATACGGGCAACGCTGGCGCGACGCAATGCTACAATTGCCGCCGCTGTCCGCATCCTTTATGGCGGCAGTGTGAAGGCTTCCAATGCGAAGGACCTCTTCGCGATGGCAGACATAGATGGTGGACTGATCGGCGGCGCCTCGCTGGATGCGGCCGGGTTTCTCGGTATTTGCAAGGCGGCGGCAGAGAGTTATTGA
- the folP gene encoding dihydropteroate synthase codes for MIPLVPDARPAAPRCLVMGILNVTPDSFWDGGRYRQIDAAVAHGLKLAAQGADMLDIGGESTRPGASAPGVEEELQRVIPVIEGLRQASDIAISIDTSSAEVMRAAAAAGANMINDVCALSRPGALAAAVETGLPVCLMHMQGDPQTMQRRPAYVDVVAEVRAFLLQRAAECMAAGLAHDCLILDPGFGFGKNLDHNLSLLRGLEVLVATGFPVLVGLSRKSMLGDLLGRAVEDRLPGSLALAIAARQRGARIVRVHDVAATVDAFRTLDAVEGSELGGQRSDAMARTGVSE; via the coding sequence ATGATTCCCCTTGTTCCAGACGCCAGGCCGGCGGCCCCGCGCTGCCTGGTAATGGGCATTCTCAACGTCACGCCGGATTCCTTCTGGGATGGTGGGCGCTACCGCCAAATTGATGCGGCTGTTGCGCACGGCCTGAAGCTCGCCGCTCAGGGTGCAGACATGCTCGATATCGGTGGGGAATCGACCCGGCCGGGTGCTTCGGCACCGGGTGTCGAGGAAGAGTTGCAGCGGGTGATTCCGGTCATTGAGGGGCTACGCCAGGCCAGCGATATCGCCATCTCCATCGATACCAGCAGTGCTGAAGTCATGCGAGCAGCGGCAGCCGCCGGTGCCAACATGATCAATGATGTCTGTGCGCTGAGCCGGCCAGGTGCTTTGGCGGCAGCGGTGGAGACGGGGCTTCCGGTGTGCCTGATGCATATGCAGGGAGATCCGCAGACGATGCAACGACGGCCTGCCTACGTTGATGTCGTGGCTGAGGTAAGGGCGTTTCTCTTGCAGCGAGCAGCTGAATGCATGGCAGCCGGCCTGGCACACGATTGCCTTATACTCGATCCGGGTTTTGGTTTTGGCAAAAACCTTGATCACAATCTAAGCCTGCTGCGCGGGCTGGAGGTGCTGGTCGCCACCGGGTTTCCGGTGCTCGTCGGACTATCGCGAAAGAGTATGTTGGGCGACCTGCTGGGCAGGGCGGTTGAAGACCGGTTGCCTGGCAGTCTTGCTCTGGCGATCGCGGCCCGGCAGCGCGGGGCCAGGATCGTGAGGGTTCACGATGTGGCTGCAACTGTGGATGCGTTCCGGACGCTGGATGCAGTTGAAGGTTCTGAATTGGGCGGCCAGCGTTCAGACGCCATGGCCAGAACTGGAGTATCCGAGTGA